A window from Pseudomonas campi encodes these proteins:
- a CDS encoding VOC family protein — translation MNAINWFELFVSNFERARGFYERALATPLEVMEGMGGRMALFPHAQESGVGGCLSESAEQQSGIGGTRIYLNVEGQLDAVVNRVPSAGGVIIHSKMSIAPHGFIAVIKDSEGNEVGLHSMS, via the coding sequence ATGAATGCGATCAACTGGTTCGAACTATTTGTCAGTAACTTCGAGCGCGCCCGTGGCTTCTATGAACGCGCCCTGGCAACGCCGCTGGAGGTAATGGAGGGCATGGGCGGCCGCATGGCTCTGTTCCCCCATGCACAGGAAAGCGGTGTCGGTGGCTGCCTGAGCGAGTCAGCCGAGCAACAAAGTGGCATTGGCGGAACCCGCATCTACCTGAACGTCGAGGGTCAACTGGATGCCGTGGTGAATCGGGTGCCCTCGGCCGGGGGCGTGATCATCCATAGCAAGATGTCCATCGCGCCGCATGGCTTTATCGCTGTGATAAAAGACAGCGAAGGTAATGAAGTGGGCCTGCACAGCATGTCCTAA
- a CDS encoding helix-turn-helix transcriptional regulator has protein sequence MRRADRLFQIVQFLRSRRLTTAQWLAERLQVSVRTIYRDIQDLSLSGVPLEGEAGVGYVLRQPMDLPPLMFEREEIEALLVGARMVKAWADPQLQRAAESALAKIHSVLPNELRDELNRNQLFAPETNPYPVHWLGQLRQAIRQRHKLLINYRDERGETSQRCIWPLGLFFWGQTWTLCSWCELRNDFRNFRIDRVEQLQDRAETFAQVEGQRLEDYLKPYLGEQANAPLYKS, from the coding sequence ATGAGGCGCGCCGACCGTCTATTTCAGATCGTGCAGTTTCTGCGCAGCCGCCGCCTGACCACCGCCCAGTGGCTGGCCGAGCGCCTGCAAGTATCGGTGCGCACGATTTATCGCGACATCCAGGATCTCTCCCTTTCCGGAGTCCCGCTGGAAGGTGAAGCCGGTGTCGGCTACGTGCTGCGCCAACCGATGGATTTGCCACCCTTGATGTTCGAGCGCGAGGAGATAGAAGCGTTGCTCGTGGGCGCACGCATGGTCAAAGCCTGGGCGGATCCACAACTGCAGCGGGCTGCCGAGTCGGCACTGGCGAAGATCCACAGCGTGCTACCCAACGAGCTGCGCGATGAGCTCAATCGCAACCAGCTGTTTGCCCCCGAAACCAATCCGTATCCGGTGCACTGGCTCGGCCAACTGCGCCAGGCCATTCGCCAGCGTCACAAACTGCTGATCAATTACCGCGATGAACGCGGAGAAACCAGTCAACGCTGCATCTGGCCGCTAGGGCTGTTCTTCTGGGGGCAAACCTGGACCTTGTGCAGCTGGTGTGAGCTACGCAACGACTTTCGCAACTTCCGCATCGACCGAGTGGAGCAGCTGCAGGACCGCGCGGAAACCTTTGCACAGGTTGAAGGCCAACGCCTGGAGGACTACCTCAAACCTTATCTAGGCGAGCAGGCTAATGCACCGCTGTACAAGAGCTAA
- the dnaB gene encoding replicative DNA helicase, whose protein sequence is MNDISVPQQYDLETAALKVPPHSIEAEQAVLGGLMLDNNAWERVLDQVSDGDFYRHDHRLIFRAIFKLAERNSPFDVVTLSEQLDKEGQLSQVGGLAYLGELAKNTPSVANIKAYAQIIRERATLRQLIGISSEIADSAYAPQGRTGEEILDEAERLIFQIAEARPKTGGPVGINEILVKAIDRIDSLFNAGDAITGLSTGFNDLDNLTSGLQPADMVIVAGRPSMGKTTFAMNLVENALMRSDKAILVYSLEMPSESIVIRMLASLGRIDQTKVRAGRLDDDDWPRLTSAVNLLNDRKLFIDDTAGISPSEMRARTRRLAREHGEIGLIMVDYLQLMQIPGSSGDNRVNEISEISRSLKGLAKEFNCPVIALSQLNRGLEQRPNKRPINSDLRESGAIEQDADIIMFVYRDEVYHPETEYKGVAEIIIGKQRNGPLGTARLAFLGKYSRFENLAPGSYQFDDE, encoded by the coding sequence ATGAACGACATCAGCGTCCCTCAACAGTACGATCTGGAAACCGCCGCACTCAAGGTGCCGCCGCATTCCATCGAGGCCGAGCAGGCCGTGCTGGGCGGCCTGATGCTGGACAACAACGCCTGGGAGCGAGTGCTCGACCAGGTCTCCGATGGCGACTTCTACCGGCATGACCATCGCCTGATCTTCCGTGCCATCTTCAAGCTGGCCGAGCGCAACTCACCGTTCGACGTGGTGACCCTGTCCGAGCAACTGGACAAGGAAGGCCAGTTGTCACAGGTCGGCGGCCTGGCCTATCTCGGTGAGCTGGCGAAGAACACGCCGTCGGTGGCCAACATCAAGGCCTATGCGCAGATCATTCGCGAACGTGCGACCCTGCGCCAACTGATCGGCATCAGCTCGGAGATCGCCGACAGTGCCTATGCGCCGCAAGGCCGTACCGGCGAGGAAATCCTCGACGAGGCCGAACGCCTGATCTTCCAGATTGCCGAGGCGCGGCCGAAGACCGGCGGCCCGGTGGGCATCAACGAAATCCTGGTCAAGGCCATCGACCGTATCGACTCGCTGTTCAATGCCGGCGACGCGATCACCGGCCTGTCCACCGGCTTCAACGACCTGGACAACTTGACCAGCGGCCTGCAGCCGGCCGACATGGTCATCGTCGCCGGCCGTCCGTCCATGGGTAAGACCACCTTCGCCATGAACCTGGTGGAGAACGCCCTGATGCGCAGCGACAAGGCGATCCTGGTCTACTCCCTGGAAATGCCCTCTGAATCCATCGTCATTCGTATGCTCGCCTCGCTGGGGCGCATCGACCAGACCAAGGTGCGCGCCGGCCGCCTGGACGACGACGATTGGCCGCGCCTGACCTCGGCGGTCAACCTGCTCAACGACCGCAAGCTGTTCATCGACGATACCGCCGGCATCAGCCCCTCGGAAATGCGCGCGCGTACCCGCCGCCTGGCCCGCGAGCACGGCGAGATCGGCCTGATCATGGTCGACTACCTGCAGCTGATGCAGATCCCCGGTTCCAGCGGCGACAACCGGGTCAACGAGATCTCCGAGATCTCGCGCTCGCTCAAGGGCCTGGCCAAGGAATTCAACTGCCCGGTGATTGCCCTGTCGCAGCTCAACCGGGGCCTCGAACAGCGGCCGAACAAGCGCCCGATCAACTCCGACTTGCGCGAATCCGGAGCGATCGAGCAGGACGCCGACATCATCATGTTCGTCTACCGCGACGAGGTCTATCACCCGGAGACCGAGTACAAGGGCGTGGCCGAGATCATCATCGGCAAGCAGCGTAACGGCCCCCTGGGTACGGCGCGGCTGGCCTTCCTCGGCAAGTACTCGCGCTTCGAGAATCTGGCACCGGGTAGCTACCAGTTCGACGACGAGTAA
- the rplI gene encoding 50S ribosomal protein L9, with protein MEVILLEKIANLGNLGDKVNVKAGYGRNYLLPQGKATAATAENVAAFEARRAELEKAAADKKASAEARAAQLAELEVTITASAGDEGKLFGSIGTHDIADALTASGVEVAKSEVRLPNGTIRHIGEFDVAVHLHTDVEATVKVVVVAA; from the coding sequence ATGGAAGTTATCCTGCTGGAAAAAATCGCCAACCTGGGCAACCTGGGCGACAAGGTCAACGTTAAAGCCGGTTACGGCCGTAACTACCTGCTGCCGCAAGGCAAAGCTACTGCTGCCACCGCCGAGAACGTTGCTGCGTTCGAAGCGCGTCGCGCCGAGCTGGAAAAAGCTGCTGCTGACAAGAAAGCTTCTGCCGAAGCTCGCGCTGCCCAACTGGCCGAACTGGAAGTGACCATCACTGCCAGCGCTGGCGACGAAGGCAAGCTGTTCGGCTCGATCGGTACCCACGACATCGCTGATGCCCTGACCGCCTCCGGCGTTGAAGTGGCTAAGTCTGAAGTGCGTCTGCCGAACGGCACCATTCGCCACATCGGCGAATTCGACGTAGCTGTGCACCTGCACACCGACGTTGAAGCAACCGTTAAGGTTGTGGTCGTAGCTGCCTAA
- the rpsR gene encoding 30S ribosomal protein S18 has translation MARFFRRRKFCRFTAEEVKEIDFKDLNTLKAYISETGKIVPSRITGTKARYQRQLATAIKRARFLALLPYTDSHGR, from the coding sequence ATGGCACGTTTCTTCCGTCGTCGTAAGTTCTGCCGTTTCACCGCTGAAGAGGTGAAAGAGATCGACTTCAAAGATCTCAACACCCTGAAAGCCTACATCTCGGAAACCGGCAAAATCGTTCCTAGCCGTATCACCGGTACCAAGGCTCGTTATCAGCGTCAGCTGGCCACCGCTATCAAGCGCGCCCGCTTCCTGGCCCTGCTGCCCTACACCGACAGCCACGGCCGTTGA
- the rpsF gene encoding 30S ribosomal protein S6 yields MRHYEIIFLVHPDQSEQVGGMVERYTKLIEEDGGKVHRLEDWGRRQLAYAINNVHKAHYVMLNVECSGKALAELEDNFRYNDAVIRNLVIRRDEAVTGQSEMLKAEENRSERRERRDRPDNADSADGDDSDSSDSDNADE; encoded by the coding sequence ATGCGTCATTACGAAATCATCTTTCTGGTTCACCCGGACCAGAGCGAGCAAGTCGGCGGCATGGTTGAGCGTTACACCAAGCTGATCGAAGAAGACGGCGGCAAAGTACATCGTCTGGAAGATTGGGGTCGTCGTCAGCTGGCTTACGCCATCAACAACGTCCACAAGGCTCACTACGTCATGCTGAACGTAGAGTGCAGCGGCAAGGCCCTGGCTGAGCTGGAAGACAACTTCCGTTACAACGATGCCGTGATCCGTAACCTGGTCATCCGTCGCGACGAAGCCGTTACCGGCCAGTCCGAGATGCTCAAGGCTGAAGAAAACCGCAGCGAGCGCCGTGAGCGTCGTGACCGTCCTGATAACGCTGACTCCGCCGATGGCGATGACAGCGATAGCAGCGACAGCGACAACGCTGACGAGTAA
- the rlmB gene encoding 23S rRNA (guanosine(2251)-2'-O)-methyltransferase RlmB: protein MSQLEKVYGVHAVEALLRHHPKRVKQLWLAESRHDPRVQTLVELAGQNRVPVGQKDRRELDEWAEGVHQGVVAEVSPSQVWGEAMLEELLDRREGPPLLLVLDGVTDPHNLGACLRTADAAGALAVIVPKDKSATLNATVRKVACGAAEVIPLVAVTNLARTLEKLQQRGLWLVGTAGEAERELYQQDLTGPTVLIMGAEGKGMRRLTRDHCDYLVKLPMSGSVSSLNVSVATGVCLFEAVRQRQAKR, encoded by the coding sequence ATGAGTCAGCTGGAGAAGGTCTACGGCGTTCACGCCGTAGAGGCGCTGCTGCGTCACCACCCGAAGCGGGTCAAGCAGCTGTGGCTGGCGGAAAGTCGGCATGACCCGCGGGTGCAGACCCTGGTCGAGCTGGCTGGGCAGAACCGTGTGCCGGTCGGGCAGAAGGATCGCCGCGAGCTCGACGAGTGGGCCGAAGGCGTGCATCAGGGTGTGGTGGCAGAAGTCAGCCCCAGCCAGGTGTGGGGTGAGGCCATGCTCGAAGAGCTGCTCGACCGTCGTGAAGGGCCGCCGCTGCTGCTGGTGCTGGACGGCGTGACCGATCCGCACAACCTCGGCGCCTGCCTGCGCACCGCCGATGCGGCAGGTGCACTGGCGGTAATTGTGCCCAAGGACAAATCGGCCACCCTTAATGCCACGGTGCGCAAGGTCGCCTGCGGTGCTGCCGAGGTGATCCCGCTGGTCGCCGTGACCAACCTGGCGCGCACCCTGGAAAAGCTCCAGCAGCGCGGCCTGTGGTTGGTCGGTACGGCCGGCGAGGCCGAGCGGGAGTTGTACCAGCAGGACCTGACCGGGCCGACCGTGCTGATCATGGGTGCGGAAGGCAAGGGCATGCGCCGCCTGACCCGCGATCACTGTGATTACCTGGTCAAGCTGCCGATGTCGGGTAGCGTCAGCAGCCTCAATGTCTCGGTCGCCACCGGCGTCTGCCTGTTCGAGGCGGTGCGTCAGCGCCAGGCCAAGCGCTAG
- the rnr gene encoding ribonuclease R produces MADWQSLDPEAAREAEKYDNPIPSRELILQHLSERGSPAAREELMAELGLTTEDQEEALRRRLRAMERDGQLIYTRRGTYAPVDKLDLIRGRVSGHRDGFGFLVPDDGSDDLFLSPAQMRLVFDGDRALARVSGLDRRGRREGAIVEVIERAHETIVGRYFEEAGIGYVEADNPKIQQEVLVTPGRHGEAKVGQFVAIKITHWPTARFQPQGDIIEVVGNYMAPGMEIDVALRSYDIPHVWPEAVVKEAHKLKPEVEEADKEKRVDLRHLPFVTIDGEDARDFDDAVYCEKNSSAWKLFSGGWKLYVAIADVSHYVKVGSALDDEAQKRGNSVYFPERVIPMLPEELSNGLCSLNPHVDRLAMVCEMTMSKAGKLVDYQFYEAVIHSHARLTYNKVSAMLEQPKGSEGKALRTEYKEVLPHLKQLYSLYQVLLAARHERGAIDFETQETRIIFGAGRKIAEIRPTQRNDAHKLIEECMLAANVATAQFMQKHEIPSLYRVHDGPPPERLEKLKAFLTELGLGLHKGKDGPSPKDYQKLLQSIQGRPDFHLIQTVMLRSLSQAVYSADNHGHFGLNYEAYTHFTSPIRRYPDLLVHRAIRSVVRSKLDTPHVRRAGATSMPRARIYPYDEPALEQFGEQCSMTERRADEATRDVVNWLKCEFMKDRVGETFEGLITAVTGFGLFVELKDIYVEGLVHVTALPGDYYHFDPVHHRLAGERSGRSFRLGDSVEVKVMRVDLDERKIDFELSEGAANAPVGRKRSGVRGEAGADKASGSRRGKGESAGGVAGNADVQKSRDLKKALLSGAKAGGKPAAGRGGDGAAKKPASNHRKGAPKAGAAPAPAGKPRKRKAKS; encoded by the coding sequence ATGGCCGATTGGCAATCCCTCGACCCCGAGGCCGCCCGCGAGGCGGAAAAATACGATAACCCCATCCCCAGCCGTGAGCTGATCCTGCAGCACCTGTCCGAGCGCGGTTCGCCCGCTGCCCGTGAGGAGCTGATGGCAGAGCTGGGACTGACCACGGAAGACCAGGAAGAAGCGTTGCGTCGCCGCCTGCGTGCGATGGAGCGCGATGGCCAGCTGATCTATACGCGCCGCGGCACCTATGCCCCGGTCGACAAGCTCGACCTGATTCGTGGTCGCGTCAGCGGTCACCGGGACGGCTTCGGTTTCCTGGTGCCGGACGATGGCAGCGATGACCTGTTCCTCAGTCCGGCACAGATGCGCCTGGTCTTCGACGGCGACCGCGCACTGGCGCGAGTTTCCGGCCTCGATCGGCGTGGCCGCCGTGAAGGCGCCATCGTCGAAGTGATCGAACGCGCCCACGAGACCATCGTTGGCCGTTACTTCGAGGAGGCCGGCATCGGCTACGTCGAGGCCGACAACCCGAAGATCCAGCAGGAAGTGCTGGTTACCCCGGGGCGTCATGGCGAGGCCAAGGTCGGTCAGTTCGTCGCGATCAAGATCACCCACTGGCCGACGGCGCGTTTCCAGCCGCAGGGCGACATCATCGAAGTGGTCGGCAACTACATGGCGCCGGGCATGGAAATCGATGTGGCGCTGCGCAGCTACGACATCCCGCATGTCTGGCCGGAAGCCGTGGTCAAGGAAGCACACAAGCTCAAGCCTGAAGTGGAAGAGGCGGACAAGGAAAAGCGCGTCGACCTGCGTCATCTGCCGTTCGTCACCATCGACGGCGAAGATGCCCGCGACTTCGACGATGCCGTCTACTGCGAAAAGAACAGCAGTGCCTGGAAGCTGTTTTCCGGCGGCTGGAAGCTCTATGTGGCCATCGCCGACGTGTCGCACTACGTCAAGGTCGGCTCGGCGCTGGACGACGAAGCGCAGAAGCGTGGCAACTCGGTGTACTTCCCCGAGCGCGTGATTCCGATGCTGCCGGAAGAGTTGTCCAACGGCCTGTGTTCGCTGAACCCGCATGTCGATCGCCTGGCCATGGTCTGCGAGATGACCATGTCCAAGGCCGGCAAATTGGTCGATTACCAGTTCTACGAAGCGGTGATCCACTCCCATGCGCGCCTGACCTACAACAAGGTCAGCGCCATGCTGGAACAGCCGAAAGGCAGCGAAGGCAAAGCCCTGCGTACGGAATACAAGGAAGTCCTGCCGCACCTCAAGCAGCTTTATTCCCTGTATCAGGTGCTGCTGGCTGCTCGCCATGAGCGCGGCGCCATCGATTTCGAGACTCAGGAAACCCGCATCATCTTCGGTGCCGGGCGCAAGATCGCGGAGATCCGCCCGACCCAGCGCAACGATGCGCACAAGCTGATCGAGGAATGCATGCTGGCGGCCAACGTGGCCACCGCGCAGTTCATGCAGAAGCATGAAATCCCCTCGCTGTACCGTGTGCACGACGGTCCGCCGCCGGAGCGCCTGGAAAAGCTCAAGGCCTTCCTCACCGAGCTGGGTCTGGGGCTACACAAAGGCAAGGATGGTCCGTCGCCGAAGGACTATCAGAAGCTGCTGCAAAGTATCCAGGGTCGTCCGGACTTCCACCTGATCCAGACCGTGATGCTGCGCTCGCTGAGTCAGGCGGTGTACAGCGCCGACAATCATGGCCACTTCGGTCTGAATTACGAGGCCTACACCCACTTCACTTCGCCGATCCGCCGTTACCCGGATCTGCTGGTGCATCGTGCCATTCGCAGTGTCGTGCGCTCCAAGCTGGATACTCCGCACGTGCGCCGTGCCGGCGCCACCAGCATGCCGCGTGCGCGTATCTATCCGTACGACGAGCCGGCCCTGGAGCAGTTCGGTGAACAGTGCTCGATGACCGAGCGGCGCGCCGACGAGGCCACCCGTGACGTGGTCAATTGGCTCAAGTGCGAGTTCATGAAGGATCGCGTCGGCGAGACCTTCGAGGGGTTGATCACCGCGGTGACCGGTTTCGGCCTGTTCGTCGAGCTGAAGGACATCTACGTCGAAGGCCTGGTGCATGTCACCGCGCTGCCGGGCGACTACTACCACTTCGACCCTGTGCATCACCGCCTGGCCGGTGAGCGCAGTGGGCGCAGCTTCCGCCTCGGCGACAGCGTTGAAGTGAAGGTCATGCGCGTCGACCTCGACGAGCGCAAGATCGACTTCGAACTGTCCGAAGGTGCTGCCAATGCGCCAGTCGGGCGCAAGCGCAGCGGTGTGCGTGGTGAGGCTGGTGCCGACAAGGCGTCCGGCTCTCGTCGTGGCAAGGGCGAGTCGGCTGGCGGCGTTGCCGGCAATGCCGATGTGCAGAAGAGTCGCGACCTGAAAAAGGCGCTGCTCTCCGGGGCCAAGGCTGGCGGCAAGCCGGCAGCCGGTCGCGGTGGCGATGGTGCGGCGAAAAAGCCGGCGTCCAACCATCGCAAGGGCGCGCCCAAGGCGGGTGCCGCCCCCGCGCCTGCCGGCAAGCCACGTAAGCGCAAGGCCAAGTCATGA
- a CDS encoding methyl-accepting chemotaxis protein, which yields MSVLFSLLRSRLLRPVFIALGVAMLVQVGLAVWLTHATVDGLVRELTQRLGGESQRLAGELGKAEEEMRAGMAALSVNTRERLGSGLSSQLKSEQAQLRQVLEESLKQSGNSMAQLLAGVAPKAIWDNDAPALTAFTRIAQRDPAVLFAVYYDAQGQRLTRNFNRSSEQVRELVATGQGKTPLERLVDAASRDPRVHMVEVDINPMGASIGKIQLGLSLDATEKELTALDGRFAALVGNAGELVDSSLAGAAQESAQALQQRLQLAEQATQDMARNGGETVRAAAETLRWRIAVGLLVVGLLMLVVVALVLGWRVLSRLQLLIAALRDLAAGEGDLTRRVQLDSADEVGDMADAVNRFIAKLQPIVREAGEVAQRTGEEIRSLTLRSASAEAASVRQRDEVAGSLQALEEMAGDAQAESRAMHDAQQRVLAIRQAAHENAAIARKVGGLIEALVARVDSGSAVIERLAQQSEQIEVVLTVIRSIAEQTNLLALNAAIEAARAGESGRGFAVVADEVRALASKTQQSTGDIQAHITALQQGAREAVAVIGQAGEQAAEGLQALRDSARLQQSVQASVDEVHGAIDTATRAAAHQADGASAVRGRVEVIHSEAQRAAGEVSAAAASGRVLEGLVNQLKASFAQFKV from the coding sequence GTGTCCGTTCTTTTTTCGTTGTTGCGTAGCCGACTGCTGCGTCCGGTGTTCATTGCGCTCGGTGTCGCCATGCTGGTGCAGGTAGGGCTGGCCGTGTGGCTGACGCATGCCACGGTCGATGGACTGGTGCGTGAGCTGACTCAGCGCCTGGGTGGTGAGAGTCAGCGCCTGGCGGGTGAGCTGGGCAAGGCCGAGGAGGAGATGCGCGCTGGCATGGCGGCGCTTTCGGTCAATACACGGGAGCGCCTGGGCAGTGGTCTGTCGAGCCAGCTGAAAAGTGAGCAGGCGCAGTTGCGCCAGGTGCTGGAGGAGAGTCTCAAGCAGTCCGGCAATTCCATGGCGCAGCTCTTGGCTGGTGTGGCACCCAAGGCCATCTGGGATAACGATGCGCCGGCCCTGACCGCGTTCACGCGCATCGCCCAGCGCGATCCCGCCGTGTTGTTCGCTGTCTACTACGACGCGCAAGGCCAACGCCTGACCCGCAATTTCAATCGCAGCAGTGAACAGGTGCGCGAGCTGGTGGCAACCGGGCAGGGCAAGACACCGCTGGAGCGCCTGGTGGATGCCGCGTCGCGGGATCCGCGAGTACACATGGTTGAGGTCGATATCAATCCGATGGGGGCATCTATCGGCAAGATCCAGCTGGGCCTTTCCCTGGATGCGACTGAAAAGGAGCTGACGGCTCTGGATGGTCGTTTTGCTGCCTTGGTCGGGAATGCCGGCGAGCTGGTCGACAGCAGCCTGGCGGGCGCGGCGCAGGAGAGTGCTCAGGCCTTGCAGCAGCGCCTGCAGTTGGCCGAACAGGCGACTCAGGATATGGCGCGCAATGGCGGTGAAACGGTGCGGGCGGCTGCGGAAACCCTGCGCTGGCGCATCGCGGTGGGTCTGTTGGTGGTCGGTCTGCTGATGTTGGTGGTAGTGGCGCTGGTGCTCGGCTGGCGAGTGCTGAGCCGACTGCAGTTGCTGATTGCGGCGTTGCGGGATCTGGCGGCAGGCGAGGGTGATCTGACGCGGCGCGTGCAACTCGACAGTGCCGACGAGGTCGGTGATATGGCGGATGCGGTCAATCGCTTTATCGCCAAGCTGCAACCCATCGTGCGTGAGGCGGGCGAGGTGGCGCAGCGTACCGGCGAGGAAATCCGCAGTCTGACCCTGCGCAGTGCGTCCGCCGAGGCGGCGTCTGTCCGTCAGCGTGACGAAGTGGCGGGCAGCCTGCAGGCGTTGGAGGAAATGGCGGGTGACGCTCAGGCGGAAAGTCGGGCCATGCATGATGCCCAGCAGCGGGTGCTGGCGATCCGCCAGGCGGCCCATGAAAATGCCGCCATTGCCAGGAAAGTCGGCGGCTTGATCGAGGCGCTGGTGGCGCGGGTGGATAGCGGCTCAGCGGTGATCGAGCGTCTGGCCCAGCAGAGCGAGCAGATCGAGGTGGTGCTGACGGTCATACGCTCGATTGCCGAGCAGACCAATCTGCTGGCGCTGAACGCGGCCATCGAGGCGGCGCGTGCTGGCGAGAGTGGTCGCGGCTTTGCCGTGGTGGCGGACGAAGTGCGCGCGCTGGCCAGCAAGACCCAGCAGTCCACCGGTGATATCCAGGCGCACATCACCGCGCTGCAGCAGGGGGCGCGTGAGGCGGTGGCGGTGATTGGTCAGGCGGGTGAGCAGGCGGCTGAAGGGTTGCAGGCGCTGCGCGACAGTGCGCGCCTGCAGCAATCGGTGCAGGCCTCGGTGGATGAGGTGCACGGCGCCATCGATACCGCTACCCGTGCGGCAGCGCATCAGGCTGATGGTGCCAGTGCGGTGCGTGGTCGCGTCGAGGTGATTCATAGCGAGGCGCAGCGGGCGGCGGGAGAGGTCAGTGCGGCGGCGGCCAGTGGCCGGGTGCTGGAAGGCCTGGTCAATCAGCTCAAGGCCAGCTTCGCCCAGTTCAAGGTCTGA
- a CDS encoding adenylosuccinate synthase, whose translation MGKNVVVLGTQWGDEGKGKIVDLLTEHVAAVVRYQGGHNAGHTLVIDGEKTVLHLIPSGILREGVQCLIGNGVVVAPDALMREITKLEEKGVPVRERLRISPSCPLILSYHVALDQAREKARGAAKIGTTGRGIGPAYEDKVARRGLRVGDLFHRERFAAKLGELLDYHNFVLVNYYKEPAVDFQTTLDECMAYAELLRPMMADVTATLHDLRRAEKDIMFEGAQGSLLDIDHGTYPYVTSSNTTAGGTATGSGFGPLYLDYILGITKAYTTRVGSGPFPTELFDETGAFLAKRGHEFGSTTGRARRCGWFDAVILRRAIEINSISGLCLTKLDVLDGLESLLICTGYKDAQGVLLVDAPTDADSYIGLQPVYEEMPGWSESTLGAKSLEELPPAARAYIKRVEELVGAPIDIISTGPDRNETIVLRHPFA comes from the coding sequence ATGGGTAAGAATGTCGTGGTCCTGGGCACCCAGTGGGGTGATGAGGGCAAGGGCAAGATCGTCGACCTGCTGACCGAGCACGTAGCGGCCGTTGTGCGCTACCAGGGCGGCCACAATGCCGGCCACACGCTGGTCATCGACGGCGAGAAAACCGTGCTGCATCTGATCCCGTCCGGCATCCTGCGCGAAGGCGTGCAGTGCCTGATCGGTAACGGTGTGGTGGTTGCTCCCGACGCCCTGATGCGCGAGATCACCAAGCTGGAAGAGAAGGGTGTGCCGGTGCGCGAGCGCCTGCGTATCAGTCCGTCCTGCCCGCTGATCCTTTCCTACCATGTAGCTCTCGACCAGGCCCGTGAAAAAGCCCGTGGCGCTGCCAAGATCGGCACCACCGGCCGCGGCATTGGCCCTGCTTACGAAGACAAAGTGGCGCGTCGCGGCCTGCGCGTTGGTGACCTGTTCCACCGTGAGCGTTTCGCCGCCAAGCTCGGTGAGCTGCTGGACTACCACAACTTCGTGCTGGTCAATTATTACAAAGAGCCGGCGGTGGATTTCCAGACCACGCTCGACGAGTGCATGGCTTACGCCGAGCTGCTGCGTCCGATGATGGCGGATGTGACCGCCACCCTGCATGACCTGCGTCGCGCCGAAAAGGACATCATGTTCGAAGGTGCTCAGGGTTCGCTGCTGGATATCGACCATGGCACCTATCCCTACGTCACCAGCTCCAATACCACGGCGGGCGGTACGGCCACCGGCTCCGGTTTTGGTCCCCTGTATCTGGACTACATCCTCGGTATCACCAAGGCCTACACCACCCGTGTCGGCTCTGGTCCGTTCCCGACCGAACTGTTCGACGAGACGGGTGCCTTCCTCGCCAAGCGCGGCCATGAGTTTGGTTCGACCACCGGTCGCGCCCGTCGCTGCGGCTGGTTCGATGCCGTGATCCTGCGTCGCGCCATCGAGATCAACAGCATCTCCGGCTTGTGCCTGACCAAACTGGACGTGCTGGATGGTCTGGAGTCGCTGCTGATCTGTACCGGCTACAAGGATGCCCAGGGCGTGCTGCTGGTCGATGCGCCGACCGATGCCGACAGCTACATCGGCCTGCAGCCGGTGTACGAGGAAATGCCGGGCTGGAGCGAGTCGACTCTGGGCGCCAAGAGCCTGGAAGAGCTGCCTCCGGCTGCGCGTGCTTACATCAAGCGCGTCGAGGAGCTGGTCGGTGCGCCGATCGACATCATCTCCACCGGCCCGGATCGCAACGAGACCATCGTCCTGCGTCATCCCTTCGCCTGA